A DNA window from Mucilaginibacter xinganensis contains the following coding sequences:
- the sov gene encoding T9SS outer membrane translocon Sov/SprA, with product MIRTFTRKAAVFISFISAFCGAGNAFAQTSPGTKKDSVKVQIPGKITESKNYRLREGALINDPINLVRTFEYDAVTNRYIMYERVGNLLYRPPQYLTFNEYLRYKEKENRRDYFKKLSDNYAYESQQPGFIPPIKLRSQTFNQIFGGSTIDIRPQGSAEAIMSGQINKNENPLYNTKQRTQFNFNFDQKIQLNVTGSIGDKLKITTNYNTDAQFQFENQIKLDYTGKPDEIIQKIEAGTVSMPLNTTLITGSQALFGVKTKLKFGRLDITTILSQQRSQSKTITITNGAQQGQFKFTPADYEANRHFFLSQFFRNNYNKALSNIPIISSNVNITKIEVWTTNRTNNTTDSRDVLALMDLGENKPYNTTLIHGGPAYSGLPAGFKGPGFPQQSNNLLANLPASTRLTNDPQNTIGSYFKTTGGSDNYTKLTYARKLTAKEFTLHPQLGYISLNYPLNNDEVLAVAYQYTYNGVQYQVGEFSSDVPVDPNNPKVLYVKLLKNQLLKTSLPTWKLMMKNIYSLNSFQVSPKDFKLTVTRLDDKSGIEKTIMEEGQNTKSKLWLQLTDLDNLDQQQNKQPDGYFDFLEGITIDSQNGKIIFPELEPFGSDLAKQFTASESDLAKRYVYQQLYDSTKTIAQQFFPQLNRYLIKGTYTATGGSEYQLNAVNIPQGSVVVNAGTLKLAEGTDYTIDYGAGRIRILNTALLSSGQPITVKVENNELFGVQQKSLFGSRFDYKVNDNLAIGATIMHLTEQPITQNEIIGEESISNTIYGFDVNYNANSRLLTRLVDKIPFIHTKAPSSISFNGEFAQLLPGSPSVLNFAGSKNGTSYLDDFENSQSVIDVKSANSWQISGTPQLFPESQSFNDLRYGYNRARLAFYNIDPIFYTGSNIPVSRNELSNHYVRQVLQNEVYPFKQTPSGQPLNIATLDLAFYPTVRGPYNFTTTGLNADGTLLNPKSRWGGIVRGINANDFESLNVQYIEFWVMDPYIYKPNSAGGDLYFNLGNISEDILKDGRKGLENSLPVDGNYSNTDETTWGRVSKLQPVVNAFDNDPASRKSQDVGLDGLNDADEQKKFSSVVQQVKGALNAQAANTFAADPSSDDYQYYQGPDLDKTGAGILKRYSRYNGTDGNSPTAEQSQALLGLQTSASTSLPDGEDINHDNNMDQDDEYFQYKVSLRPADLVVGKNFVSDKVTSAVKLANGTTQDVTWYQFRVPITAYQQAIGGIQDFKSIRYMRMFMTNFADTAVLRFASMQLVRGEWRAFNTENNPNNVIADPSLINPPLDNSVLDVETVNIEANGNRQPIPYVVPPGITRQLDYNNIQANTRLNEQSLSLKVTDLRDGYSRAAFRLFNNDLRKYKNLQMFIHAEGTQLRDDDLSAFVRLGVDYVDNYYEYEIPLKITQPGTSAPTSIWPDVNELNLQLSLLTTAKLARNNARYQGKPWPLTMPFTVTDGRNKITIVGQPDLSRLTAVMLGVRNPLKPASNSSNDDGLNKDGTVWFDELRLTNFDQKGGWAATARVNAKLADFADVTVSGSKTTVGFGSLDSRLADRSLYDNQVYDVAANVELGKFFPDKSGVHIPAYVNVSSQVSTPQYDPASPDITLKQTLAATNDSKKRDSIKTAAEDYTLRKSISFTNVHIAKTDPKAKNHVWDVSNLNATYSYSEYQHHDFTTQNDLEKTYKAELDYNYTNQPKFYSPFSKVIKNNLLALLRDFNYSLLPSRLNFSISFDRFYSENTLRNNNPNNFIPIPTTFNKTFNITRVYGIGWNLSKSLTMDIDATNLSVVDEPASRGTDGLKVDTLWENLKRLGRTTNYNHTINFNYTVPLAKIPGLDWTSMVARYSTHFNWQSQPLFAINDPQYSIGNSINNSRTIQLNPSLNFDQFYKKLKFIKRATGPDNASGINKLLVGLLTSIKNISGTYTRTEGTFIPGYLPESNFFGQDFNYGAPGLGFLLGSQADLRQKAIANGWISTDTLQNQLYVKTLNEDLHLKGTFEPLPYLRIELQAFKTQDHTYQTTFKSIDGSNNIQNLSPITSGDYSVSYLTIATAFSKSKGVDNTSPTFQKFLDNRAVISQRLGSQNPNSTGTPVGGFSDGYSANSQNVLVPAFLAAYAGKDAGKSGLGQFPNIPIPNWQITYNGLSHVPMFMEWFDSFDVTHGYRSTYSVSGFTTLLQYQAANGAVSSRDANNDFLPFYQFSQVTIFEQFVPLIGMAARFKNNMTANFEYRKSRSLSLSLLNSQLAQQNQSALVFGWGYHAKNFRFPFGLMGGKQDNDVNFKIDFSLQDNKTLIYRADVQAAEISSGAQNITVRPSIDYVINQRFNLNVFYDSNITRPYTSQTFNTAFTNFGINLKLLLQ from the coding sequence TTGATTAGAACCTTTACTCGCAAAGCTGCTGTATTTATATCATTTATTTCTGCATTTTGCGGGGCTGGAAATGCGTTTGCCCAGACATCTCCCGGCACAAAAAAGGATTCTGTAAAGGTTCAGATCCCCGGTAAGATCACCGAGTCGAAAAATTACCGCTTGCGTGAGGGTGCGCTCATCAACGACCCCATAAATCTTGTACGTACTTTTGAGTATGACGCCGTAACCAACAGGTACATAATGTATGAGCGCGTAGGCAACTTATTATACCGTCCGCCGCAGTACCTTACTTTTAATGAGTATTTACGGTATAAGGAAAAGGAGAACAGGCGTGATTATTTTAAAAAGCTTTCAGATAATTACGCTTATGAATCGCAGCAGCCCGGTTTTATCCCTCCGATAAAACTCAGGAGCCAGACGTTTAACCAGATCTTCGGCGGATCGACCATTGATATAAGGCCGCAGGGATCTGCCGAGGCTATTATGTCAGGCCAGATCAATAAAAACGAAAATCCACTTTATAACACCAAGCAGCGCACCCAATTTAATTTTAATTTCGACCAAAAGATCCAGCTAAACGTAACCGGGAGCATTGGCGATAAATTAAAAATCACTACCAATTACAATACCGATGCACAGTTTCAGTTTGAGAACCAGATAAAGCTTGATTATACAGGCAAGCCTGACGAGATCATTCAAAAAATTGAAGCAGGTACCGTAAGCATGCCATTAAATACTACGCTTATTACCGGGAGCCAGGCACTTTTTGGGGTGAAAACAAAGCTGAAATTCGGCAGGCTCGATATAACGACCATCTTGTCGCAGCAGCGGTCGCAGTCAAAAACAATCACCATCACCAATGGTGCACAGCAAGGACAGTTTAAATTTACCCCTGCTGACTACGAAGCAAACAGGCACTTCTTTTTATCGCAGTTCTTTAGAAATAACTACAATAAGGCGCTTTCAAATATTCCAATCATCTCATCAAATGTAAATATTACCAAAATTGAGGTTTGGACCACCAATCGTACCAACAATACCACCGACTCACGCGACGTACTGGCCCTGATGGACCTCGGCGAAAACAAGCCATATAACACAACATTGATACATGGAGGTCCTGCGTATTCGGGCTTACCGGCGGGTTTCAAAGGCCCCGGCTTTCCGCAGCAGTCAAATAACCTTTTGGCTAATTTACCGGCGTCGACACGATTAACAAATGATCCGCAGAATACCATAGGCAGCTATTTCAAAACAACAGGAGGATCAGACAACTACACCAAACTTACCTATGCCCGTAAATTAACAGCTAAGGAATTTACGCTTCATCCGCAGCTGGGTTACATTTCGCTGAATTATCCTTTAAATAATGATGAGGTGCTGGCGGTTGCTTATCAATATACTTATAACGGGGTACAATACCAGGTAGGGGAGTTTTCGAGCGATGTGCCTGTCGATCCGAATAATCCCAAGGTGTTATATGTAAAACTGCTGAAAAATCAGCTGTTGAAAACCAGTTTGCCTACGTGGAAGCTGATGATGAAAAATATTTATTCATTAAACTCTTTCCAGGTTAGCCCTAAGGATTTTAAGCTTACGGTAACGCGGCTGGATGATAAGTCAGGTATCGAAAAAACCATTATGGAAGAGGGGCAGAATACCAAAAGTAAACTTTGGCTGCAGCTTACGGATCTTGATAACCTCGATCAGCAACAAAATAAACAGCCCGACGGCTACTTTGACTTTTTAGAGGGTATAACGATTGATTCGCAAAACGGAAAGATCATTTTCCCGGAACTGGAACCGTTTGGGTCAGATCTGGCTAAACAGTTCACTGCGTCAGAATCGGACCTGGCCAAGCGCTATGTTTACCAACAATTATATGACTCAACAAAAACCATAGCGCAGCAGTTTTTTCCGCAGCTTAACCGCTATTTGATAAAGGGTACCTATACGGCAACCGGTGGATCAGAATACCAGTTAAACGCCGTAAATATTCCCCAGGGATCAGTAGTAGTTAATGCAGGCACGTTAAAACTTGCCGAAGGAACGGATTATACCATTGACTATGGTGCAGGAAGGATCCGCATTCTGAACACCGCACTACTTTCATCCGGGCAGCCAATTACGGTTAAGGTTGAAAATAATGAGTTGTTTGGCGTGCAACAGAAATCGCTGTTTGGATCCCGGTTTGATTACAAGGTAAATGATAACCTGGCAATAGGGGCAACCATAATGCACCTTACCGAACAACCAATCACTCAAAACGAGATTATTGGTGAGGAGTCTATATCAAATACCATTTACGGGTTTGACGTAAATTATAATGCCAATTCAAGGTTGTTGACCAGGCTGGTTGATAAAATTCCTTTTATACATACTAAAGCCCCATCGTCCATAAGTTTCAACGGTGAGTTTGCGCAATTGTTACCAGGCAGTCCTTCTGTACTGAACTTTGCCGGATCAAAGAACGGGACATCATACCTGGATGATTTTGAAAATAGTCAATCGGTAATTGACGTAAAAAGTGCAAATAGCTGGCAGATTTCGGGCACGCCGCAGTTGTTCCCCGAGTCGCAGTCATTTAACGACCTTAGATATGGTTATAACCGGGCAAGGCTGGCGTTTTATAATATTGACCCCATTTTTTATACTGGCAGCAACATCCCGGTTAGCCGCAATGAACTGTCAAACCATTATGTAAGGCAGGTGCTTCAAAACGAAGTGTATCCATTTAAGCAAACGCCAAGCGGGCAGCCATTAAATATAGCCACTCTTGATTTAGCTTTCTATCCAACGGTAAGGGGGCCGTACAATTTTACAACAACCGGTCTTAATGCTGATGGTACGCTGCTTAATCCAAAATCGCGCTGGGGTGGTATTGTCCGCGGGATAAACGCAAATGATTTTGAGTCATTAAACGTGCAGTATATTGAGTTTTGGGTGATGGACCCTTATATTTATAAACCAAACTCAGCGGGTGGAGATCTTTATTTTAACCTTGGTAATATCTCCGAAGATATATTAAAAGACGGCCGTAAAGGGCTTGAAAATAGTTTACCTGTTGACGGTAACTACAGCAATACTGATGAAACCACCTGGGGCCGGGTATCAAAGTTGCAGCCGGTTGTAAATGCGTTCGACAATGATCCAGCCTCCCGTAAATCGCAGGATGTGGGTTTGGATGGATTAAATGACGCTGACGAGCAGAAAAAATTCTCATCGGTAGTCCAGCAGGTTAAAGGCGCGCTGAATGCGCAGGCCGCCAATACATTTGCGGCGGATCCATCATCTGACGATTATCAATATTACCAGGGCCCCGACCTTGATAAAACGGGCGCAGGCATCCTGAAACGTTACAGCAGGTATAACGGTACAGACGGCAACTCGCCAACGGCAGAGCAATCACAGGCCCTACTTGGTCTGCAAACATCGGCTTCAACATCATTGCCCGACGGTGAGGACATCAACCATGATAATAACATGGACCAGGATGATGAATACTTTCAGTACAAGGTATCCTTGCGCCCTGCAGATTTGGTGGTAGGCAAAAACTTTGTCAGCGATAAGGTTACTTCTGCAGTTAAGCTGGCAAACGGCACGACGCAGGATGTTACCTGGTACCAGTTTAGAGTGCCTATTACCGCTTACCAGCAGGCTATTGGCGGCATCCAGGATTTTAAATCTATTCGCTACATGCGCATGTTCATGACCAACTTTGCAGACACCGCTGTGCTTCGTTTTGCATCAATGCAACTGGTGCGCGGCGAGTGGCGCGCTTTTAATACCGAGAATAACCCTAATAATGTAATTGCAGACCCATCGTTGATTAACCCGCCGCTTGATAATTCAGTACTTGATGTTGAAACTGTAAATATTGAAGCAAACGGTAACCGCCAGCCAATCCCATATGTTGTTCCTCCGGGTATTACCCGCCAGCTTGATTATAATAACATCCAGGCAAATACCAGGCTTAATGAGCAGTCGCTTTCATTAAAGGTTACAGACCTGCGCGATGGTTACTCGCGTGCTGCTTTTCGTTTGTTTAATAACGACCTCAGAAAATACAAGAACTTACAAATGTTTATCCATGCGGAAGGCACCCAGTTAAGGGACGATGATCTTAGCGCATTTGTACGCCTTGGGGTTGATTATGTTGATAACTACTACGAGTATGAGATCCCTTTAAAAATAACCCAGCCCGGTACCTCCGCGCCAACTTCTATTTGGCCAGATGTAAACGAGCTTAATCTGCAGCTTTCATTATTAACCACGGCAAAACTTGCCCGTAACAACGCACGGTACCAGGGCAAACCATGGCCGCTTACTATGCCTTTCACGGTAACTGACGGGCGGAATAAAATTACCATTGTAGGGCAGCCCGACTTGAGCCGGCTAACTGCGGTGATGCTGGGCGTGCGGAACCCGTTAAAACCGGCATCGAACTCCAGTAATGACGATGGCCTTAATAAGGATGGCACGGTTTGGTTTGATGAATTGCGATTGACTAATTTTGATCAGAAAGGTGGGTGGGCCGCCACTGCCAGGGTGAATGCCAAGCTTGCCGATTTTGCCGATGTAACGGTTTCGGGCAGTAAAACTACCGTTGGCTTCGGCTCGCTTGATTCGCGGTTGGCCGACCGCAGCCTGTATGATAACCAGGTTTATGATGTTGCCGCTAATGTTGAGCTCGGTAAATTCTTCCCTGATAAAAGCGGGGTACATATCCCGGCCTATGTTAATGTATCATCACAAGTCAGCACTCCGCAATATGACCCTGCGTCGCCGGACATTACTTTAAAACAAACACTTGCAGCAACGAATGATTCGAAGAAACGCGATTCAATAAAGACCGCCGCCGAAGATTATACACTGCGAAAGAGCATCAGCTTTACCAATGTGCATATCGCTAAAACAGATCCGAAGGCAAAAAATCATGTTTGGGATGTTTCTAACCTCAACGCAACCTATTCCTATTCTGAATACCAGCATCATGATTTTACAACACAGAACGACCTGGAGAAAACCTACAAGGCTGAACTGGACTATAACTATACCAACCAGCCTAAGTTTTACAGCCCTTTTAGTAAGGTAATTAAGAACAACCTGCTTGCGCTGCTGCGCGATTTTAACTATAGTCTGTTGCCGTCGCGTTTAAACTTTAGCATCAGTTTTGACCGTTTTTATTCAGAGAATACTTTAAGGAACAACAACCCAAACAACTTTATTCCTATCCCAACCACATTTAATAAAACCTTTAACATTACCAGGGTATATGGCATCGGCTGGAATTTATCAAAGTCGCTTACCATGGATATTGATGCCACCAACCTCTCGGTGGTGGACGAGCCTGCCAGCCGCGGAACGGATGGCTTAAAAGTGGATACGCTTTGGGAAAACTTAAAACGGCTTGGGCGTACCACAAACTACAACCATACCATCAACTTTAATTATACGGTGCCGTTAGCTAAAATCCCGGGGCTTGATTGGACCAGCATGGTTGCCCGTTACAGCACGCACTTTAACTGGCAGTCGCAGCCGCTGTTTGCTATTAACGACCCTCAATACAGCATAGGCAACAGTATCAATAACTCACGTACCATTCAGCTGAACCCATCACTGAATTTTGACCAGTTTTATAAAAAATTAAAGTTTATAAAACGTGCAACGGGACCGGATAATGCAAGCGGCATCAATAAACTGTTGGTAGGCCTGTTAACAAGCATAAAGAACATAAGTGGAACTTATACCCGTACAGAAGGTACGTTTATCCCTGGTTACCTGCCCGAGTCTAACTTTTTTGGACAGGACTTTAACTATGGTGCACCGGGTTTGGGATTCCTGCTGGGCAGTCAGGCCGATTTGCGCCAAAAAGCCATCGCCAATGGCTGGATCAGTACAGATACGCTTCAAAATCAACTGTACGTAAAAACACTTAACGAGGACCTGCATTTAAAAGGAACTTTTGAACCGTTGCCTTACCTGCGGATAGAGCTGCAGGCCTTTAAAACGCAGGATCATACTTATCAAACTACTTTTAAATCAATTGACGGGTCAAATAATATTCAAAACCTTAGCCCCATAACTTCGGGCGATTACAGTGTTTCTTATTTAACTATTGCTACCGCATTTTCAAAATCAAAGGGTGTTGACAATACATCGCCAACATTCCAGAAGTTTCTTGACAACCGGGCGGTTATTTCGCAACGGCTGGGCAGCCAAAACCCTAACTCCACCGGAACACCTGTGGGCGGGTTTAGCGACGGTTACAGCGCCAACTCGCAAAATGTATTAGTGCCGGCATTCCTGGCAGCCTATGCAGGTAAAGATGCCGGTAAATCAGGGTTGGGCCAGTTCCCCAATATTCCAATCCCCAACTGGCAGATCACCTATAACGGGCTAAGTCACGTTCCGATGTTTATGGAGTGGTTCGATTCTTTTGACGTAACGCACGGTTATCGCTCAACATACAGCGTTTCGGGCTTTACCACCCTTTTACAGTACCAGGCAGCCAACGGCGCGGTAAGCTCGCGCGATGCCAATAACGACTTTTTGCCTTTTTACCAGTTCTCGCAGGTTACTATTTTTGAACAGTTTGTACCCCTGATAGGTATGGCAGCACGCTTTAAAAACAACATGACCGCCAATTTTGAGTACCGAAAAAGTCGTTCCTTGAGCCTTAGTTTATTAAACAGTCAGTTAGCGCAACAAAATCAAAGTGCGCTGGTTTTCGGCTGGGGTTATCATGCAAAAAACTTCAGGTTCCCTTTTGGGCTGATGGGCGGCAAACAGGATAATGACGTAAACTTTAAGATTGATTTCTCTTTACAGGATAATAAAACACTCATCTACCGGGCCGACGTGCAGGCAGCCGAAATTTCGTCCGGTGCGCAAAATATCACGGTCCGCCCGTCAATCGACTATGTAATAAACCAGCGTTTTAACTTAAATGTATTTTACGATTCGAACATTACAAGGCCATATACCTCACAAACTTTCAACACCGCATTTACCAATTTTGGCATCAATTTAAAGTTACTGCTGCAATAG
- the ruvA gene encoding Holliday junction branch migration protein RuvA, translating to MYAYIDGKLVFKSAAFVVIDAGGVGYHINISLNTYSKIGSGERCKLFTWLHVKEDSHTLYGFVDEGERRLFLHLISISGIGPNTGRMMLSSITPEEIRDAIISGNVALIQRIKGIGPKSAQRVILELQDKLRKEGSDTLSTVPLNKTVREEALSALVMLGFVRNSVEKVLDNEISKNNDLTVEQLIKSALKAL from the coding sequence ATGTACGCCTATATTGACGGTAAATTAGTTTTTAAAAGCGCTGCTTTTGTGGTGATTGATGCAGGTGGGGTAGGCTATCACATCAATATTTCACTGAATACTTATTCAAAAATTGGAAGCGGCGAGCGCTGCAAGCTTTTTACCTGGTTGCATGTAAAGGAAGATAGCCATACTTTGTATGGTTTTGTTGATGAAGGTGAGCGGCGTTTGTTCCTGCATCTTATCTCTATTTCAGGCATCGGGCCCAATACGGGCCGGATGATGTTGTCATCAATTACGCCGGAGGAAATCCGGGATGCGATCATATCCGGTAATGTTGCATTGATCCAGCGCATAAAAGGGATCGGCCCGAAATCAGCGCAGCGGGTTATCCTTGAACTACAGGATAAGTTGCGTAAAGAGGGTTCAGATACGTTAAGTACAGTGCCTTTAAATAAAACAGTACGCGAAGAAGCGTTGTCTGCGCTGGTTATGCTGGGTTTTGTCCGAAATTCAGTTGAAAAGGTACTAGATAATGAAATAAGCAAAAATAATGATTTAACTGTCGAACAGTTGATTAAATCTGCCCTAAAAGCTTTATAA
- a CDS encoding NADP-dependent malic enzyme, whose translation MNKPTRNQDALNYHSKGRPGKIQVIPTKPTNSQRDLSMAYSPGVAEPCLRIADNVDDVYKYTAKGNLVGVITNGTAVLGLGNIGPEASKPVMEGKGLLFKIYADIDVFDLEVNAKTVDEFVSIVKALEPTFGGINLEDISAPTCFEIERRLKAEMKIPVMHDDQHGTAIISGAALINACEIQGKKLDKIKMVVNGAGAAAVSCSKMYLALGVKKENLVMFDVNGLITPVRTDLDDIRLEFATTRKDAKTLAEAMKDADVFVGLSAGNVVTPDMLKSMAKNPVVFAMANPTPEIAYDLAVNARKDIIMATGRSDFPNQVNNVLGFPYIFRGALDVRATAINEEMKIAAVKAIADMAKKPIPEAVNLAYNTTNLKFGRDYIIPKPMDPRLITEVSSAVARAAMESGVARKAITDWDAYTEELRSRIGINDKLLRNLTNKAKSNPKRIVFAEADTYKILRAAQIVKEEGIATPILLGNVSKIRQIMKEYDIELGDVQIIDPLENCERMDEYAEYLYNKRRRKGVSVYESKKLMHDRNYYGACMVQFGEADALISGLTKDYVTTIKPALQVIGTGDGVSRVAGMYMMITKKGPVFFGDTTVNVNPSTQDLVDITVLIERSVRKFNIDPRVAILSYSNFGSNHGPIPEKTMDAVRILHEKYPNMIVDGDMQANFALNAELLADNFPFSTLNGKPANTLIFPNLESGNIAYKLLQEIGGAEAVGPILLGLKKPVHVLQLGSSVREIVNMITIAVVDAQEKGDEEVKSKKK comes from the coding sequence ATGAACAAACCCACCCGTAACCAGGATGCGTTAAACTACCATTCAAAAGGCCGTCCCGGAAAAATACAGGTAATACCTACCAAGCCCACCAATTCACAACGCGATTTAAGTATGGCTTACTCGCCGGGCGTTGCAGAACCATGTTTACGTATCGCAGATAACGTTGATGACGTTTATAAATACACCGCAAAGGGTAACCTGGTTGGTGTAATTACAAACGGGACAGCAGTGCTCGGGTTGGGCAATATTGGCCCTGAAGCAAGCAAGCCGGTTATGGAAGGTAAGGGTTTATTGTTTAAAATTTATGCCGATATTGATGTTTTTGACCTTGAAGTTAACGCCAAAACTGTTGATGAATTTGTAAGCATTGTAAAAGCCCTTGAGCCTACTTTTGGCGGGATAAACCTGGAAGATATTTCTGCCCCCACCTGTTTTGAAATTGAACGCCGGTTAAAAGCGGAAATGAAGATCCCGGTGATGCACGATGACCAGCATGGCACGGCAATCATATCCGGTGCGGCATTGATCAACGCCTGCGAGATTCAGGGCAAAAAGCTCGACAAAATAAAAATGGTGGTGAATGGCGCCGGTGCCGCGGCTGTTTCCTGCTCAAAAATGTACCTGGCACTTGGGGTCAAAAAAGAAAACCTGGTGATGTTTGATGTGAACGGTTTAATTACCCCCGTCCGAACTGATCTGGATGATATAAGGCTTGAATTTGCCACCACCCGTAAAGATGCTAAGACACTCGCAGAGGCAATGAAAGATGCTGATGTATTTGTTGGATTGTCTGCAGGGAATGTGGTTACACCGGATATGCTGAAGTCAATGGCGAAAAATCCTGTTGTTTTTGCAATGGCTAATCCTACTCCGGAAATAGCTTATGACCTTGCCGTAAACGCGCGCAAGGATATAATAATGGCTACCGGCCGGTCTGATTTTCCGAACCAGGTAAACAATGTTTTAGGGTTCCCGTATATTTTCAGGGGGGCGCTGGATGTGCGCGCTACTGCCATTAACGAGGAGATGAAGATAGCTGCGGTTAAGGCGATAGCTGACATGGCAAAAAAGCCAATTCCCGAGGCTGTTAACCTGGCCTATAACACAACTAACCTTAAATTCGGTAGGGATTATATTATCCCAAAACCGATGGACCCGCGGTTAATTACCGAGGTGTCTTCAGCCGTTGCAAGGGCTGCTATGGAGTCGGGTGTTGCCCGTAAAGCCATCACAGATTGGGATGCCTATACGGAAGAACTAAGGTCGCGGATAGGGATCAATGATAAGCTGTTGCGTAACCTTACCAATAAAGCCAAGTCAAACCCTAAACGCATAGTTTTCGCTGAAGCGGATACCTATAAAATTTTAAGGGCTGCCCAAATAGTAAAAGAAGAAGGTATAGCCACGCCTATCCTGCTTGGTAATGTCAGCAAGATTAGGCAGATAATGAAAGAGTACGATATAGAGTTGGGCGATGTTCAAATTATCGATCCGTTAGAGAACTGTGAGCGGATGGATGAATATGCTGAATATCTGTACAACAAAAGGCGGCGCAAAGGGGTATCGGTTTATGAGTCGAAGAAGCTAATGCACGACCGTAATTATTACGGTGCGTGTATGGTGCAGTTTGGCGAGGCCGATGCTTTAATCTCGGGGCTGACTAAGGATTATGTTACCACCATTAAACCTGCCCTGCAAGTGATAGGTACCGGCGATGGCGTTAGCCGTGTAGCGGGTATGTACATGATGATTACAAAAAAGGGGCCCGTATTTTTTGGTGATACTACCGTAAACGTAAACCCGTCAACACAGGACCTGGTAGACATTACTGTGCTGATTGAAAGATCAGTGAGGAAATTTAATATCGACCCGAGGGTGGCTATTCTTTCCTACTCGAATTTTGGGTCCAATCACGGGCCGATTCCGGAGAAAACTATGGATGCTGTTCGCATTTTACATGAAAAATACCCCAATATGATAGTTGATGGGGATATGCAGGCTAATTTTGCTTTAAATGCTGAACTGCTTGCCGATAACTTTCCTTTTTCAACCCTGAATGGCAAGCCTGCGAATACGCTGATATTTCCAAACCTCGAGTCGGGTAACATTGCGTACAAATTATTGCAGGAAATTGGCGGTGCCGAAGCTGTTGGTCCTATATTACTCGGACTGAAAAAGCCAGTGCACGTATTGCAGTTGGGAAGCTCGGTTCGGGAAATCGTGAACATGATTACCATTGCGGTGGTTGATGCCCAGGAAAAAGGAGATGAAGAGGTGAAAAGCAAAAAAAAATAA
- the rlmN gene encoding 23S rRNA (adenine(2503)-C(2))-methyltransferase RlmN: MIDTKEKIDIRSLDLQALQEHFVQMDEKGFRAKQVYEWLWKKSCFSFDEMSNISKELRAKLNENFIINNVKIHNSQFSADKTIKNSFILHDTHLIEGVLIPTLGRMTACVSSQVGCSLTCKFCATGYMERKRNLNPDEIYDQVVLIDKQARENYGIPLSNIVYMGMGEPLLNYKNVLESVEKITSEEGLNMAAKRITVSTAGIAKMIKKLGDDQVKFNLALSLHAANDAKRNTIMPINEQNSLKALAEALKYYYAKTKNPVTYEYIIFDGFNDNIEDAAELAQFCRHLPCKVNIIEYNPISMAAFINAGEDKVEAFADYLKKQGVNTHLRRSRGKDIDAACGQLAIKEEAKA, from the coding sequence GTGATTGATACAAAAGAAAAAATAGATATCCGAAGCCTTGATCTGCAAGCTTTACAGGAACATTTTGTCCAAATGGACGAAAAAGGGTTCAGAGCAAAGCAGGTTTATGAATGGCTTTGGAAAAAATCTTGCTTTTCTTTCGACGAGATGAGTAATATTTCAAAAGAACTTCGCGCCAAACTTAATGAGAATTTTATTATCAACAACGTTAAAATTCATAATTCACAGTTTAGCGCAGATAAAACTATAAAAAATTCTTTTATTTTACACGATACTCATTTAATTGAAGGTGTTCTGATCCCTACTCTCGGGCGAATGACTGCATGTGTATCATCACAGGTAGGGTGCAGTTTAACCTGTAAATTTTGTGCGACGGGTTACATGGAGCGTAAACGCAACCTAAATCCGGATGAAATTTATGACCAGGTTGTTTTAATTGATAAGCAGGCAAGAGAAAACTATGGCATCCCGCTATCGAATATTGTGTACATGGGCATGGGCGAACCCCTGCTGAATTACAAGAATGTACTGGAGTCGGTTGAAAAGATAACTTCGGAAGAAGGGCTTAACATGGCGGCAAAAAGAATAACCGTTTCAACAGCAGGAATCGCTAAGATGATCAAGAAGCTGGGCGACGATCAGGTGAAATTTAACCTTGCCCTGTCATTACACGCAGCCAATGATGCCAAGCGGAACACGATAATGCCTATTAATGAGCAAAATTCGCTAAAAGCATTGGCCGAGGCTTTGAAGTATTATTATGCTAAAACCAAAAACCCGGTTACTTACGAATATATTATTTTTGATGGTTTTAATGACAATATTGAAGATGCTGCCGAATTGGCGCAATTTTGCAGGCACCTCCCATGTAAGGTAAATATTATTGAATATAACCCCATTTCGATGGCTGCATTTATTAATGCCGGCGAAGATAAGGTTGAGGCTTTTGCCGACTACCTGAAAAAACAAGGTGTTAATACACATTTACGCCGTAGCCGGGGTAAAGATATTGATGCTGCTTGCGGACAGTTGGCTATAAAGGAAGAGGCGAAGGCTTAA